A segment of the Cenarchaeum symbiosum A genome:
CCGTTGAGCACATCTATCGAGTTTATGGTATTGCCCGTTATCGGGATCATCAGGGCGGCCACGGCCAGGTACAGTATCGGTATGTGCACGCTGCCAAACAGCGGGAAGGACAGGTGTGGGTCGTACGCGCCAAGGACTATGATCGGCGCGGATGCGGCGGCCAGCGCCAGCGGCTTGAACCAGCCGCTCATCACCCTTCTGTCATCAAGCAGGCCTGCCGCAAATGCCCCCGCGGTGGTGGCCGTTATGGCGAGCACCTCGACCGACTGGAACGCAGCGTACAGGACTGCCTCTGCCGCAAGTATCCCCGCCATTATCGATATGCCGCCCGGGCGGGCGACCATGACGCGGCCCGGCTTGTTTACATCCCGGACCGACAGGTCCCTGCGCCTGAGCCACCCTATCAGCGGGGGCGTCATAAAGAACACGGTAAAGAACGCGGCGGGCGCCGCAAGCGCCGCCAGCAGCCAGGCTTCCAACTATCCGCCCTTCCGCAGCTGCGACTTTATGTTGTTTGCCAGGGTCGCGCCTATTCCCTCCACGCGGGAGAGCCTCTCGACGGGTACTGCAGCCAGGTCCCCGGGGCCCTTGATCCCGCCCCGGAAGAGCCTCCTGGAGCGGACCCGCCCTATCCCCTTTATGGATACAAGCGGGACGAGCTCCGCCTTTATCCCGTATGCCACGCGGCTGCGCAGAACATCCAGCTCGCCCAATAGGTCGGGCCTCTCCTGGTGCTTGGAGATCTCCCATATGCAGCGGAGCAGCCAGCCGGACGACTCGACCATCCTGTGCACATCGCCTGATTCGAACTTTAGATCTTCGGCCAGCTTCGCCTCGGGCGATTCGCCTATCCAGCGGTGCAAGGCCAGCAGGCCCCGGCCGCACTCGTAGGAATAGACGGGCCGCAGGAGCTCCCCCCTTCCCGCCTCGAGCATCATCTCGGCCACTTCATGGTCCTTTTGGCGCAGTGCAAAGCGCGGCATAAACTCGCTGCATTCGCTGACAAGGTGGAGAAACCCCAGGGTGTGCATCCTGCCAGGCGAGGCTTCCCCCACTGCATCCCGGAGCGTGACGGCGGTCATGGGGTCCATGTACAATCTAGAGACGAGCCTGCCCATCTTTGTTGCAGCAAGCCGGCCGCCGCGGCGCCCGAGCATTCCCTCTTCTTGCAGGAACCGCAGCGCGACGGCCACCGAGAATTTTACGGTGGACTCGCCTGACTGCTGGCCCCCCAGCGTGCCGAGGAAAAATTCCGTGACATCATCCTCCTTTATTCCCGGGGATGTCGTCACAAGACTCAGCACATGGATTCTTAGCGCCCTGTCGTCGACCATTGCTGACCGTATGGGCTCCGGCTCGCCGCCGATATACCGGTCGAATATCTCGTCGGCGTTGACACCTCCCACCACTATTGCCTCGCCCGACTTGTCGTACTGGGGGCGCCCCGCCCTGCCGCAGAGCTGCTTGTACTCTAAAATGCTGATGGGCTCGCTCATCCCGCTTGATGAATTGTACCTCATTACGCTCGATATTACGACCCGCCTGGCCGGCAGGTTGACGCCGGCTGCAAGCGTCGGAGTCGACGCGAGCAGCCTTATCCTGCCTGAACGAAACTCCTCTTCGACCACCGACCTGCAGTCCTGGTTGAGCCCCGCGTGGTGGAACGCCGCGCCCTTTTCTACAAGCTCGGCCAGAGTCTTTGCCAGCTTTGTCTCGCCGCCAGACGAGATGATCTTTTTGGCTGCTGCTGCAAGCTTGGCAGCATCTGCCCCCTTTGCTTCTGGTATTACGGCAGAGGCCTTTGCTGCAAGCGACGCAGAGCGGGCCCTTGTGTCCGCGAATATGAGCGACTGGCCGCCCTCCGCCACCGATTCGGCTGCAAGATCCACTGCCGGGCCGCCGCCAGTCGCCGCCACCTCGTGCCGGCTCCCGTCGCCCATGGCAACCTCGCCGTCCTGGTAGACGCCTTCCGACAGCGGGACCGGCCTCCACGTGCTGTGCACAAGCGTGCAGTCGAGCCACCCAGCTATCTCGTCGGCGTTTGAGATGGTCGCGCTCAATGCCACCACCTGGGGGCTGCTCCGGAGCCCCCTCAGCTTTGTAAGCACCATCTCGAGGGTGGGGCCCCTGCTGCGGTCGCCTATCAGGTGGATCTCGTCGGCTATGACCAGGCCCACCTCGTCCATCCAATCCGGCCTGCGGCGTATCAGGGAGTCCATGCGCTCGTTGGTGAGGACAAGTATGTCGTTGTTCCCAAGGCTCCGGCCCGCCTTCTCAAAGTCGCCCGTCGAGACCCCGACCCGGACCGGCCTGCCCAGCGGGATCCCCCCGATCTTGCCAAACTCGGCAAACTTTTCAGCTGCAAGGGCCCTGAGCGGGCTCAGATAGACGGCCTTGCCGCGGTTCCGGGAGAGGTGGCTGATCATGGCAATGGCCGCTATCAGCGTCTTGCCGCTGGCGGTAGGTGCCGAGACCAGCACGCTCTTGCCGTCCGTGAGCCCCGCCTTGGCGGCGGCTGCCTGCGGGGGGTACAGCTTTTTGTATCCCTCGCCCTCCAGGAACTCTATGGCGGGGCGCGGTATGTCGAGCTCAGAGATCCTCATGTCCTATTGTAGCAGCCAGGCGACGACTCGTATATGGCCGATTCCCTGCTCATCCGCTCTATATACCGCTGGGCCTCCTTGTCGTTGAACTTGCCGGACCGGACGAGCTCCGCCACAAGATCCTTTTCCTGCACGGGCCTTTTCGTCGCCTCGCCGGCGCCGGGCTTTTCGAGCTCGCTTAGCACGTCCATGAACAGCTGCATCTTGGAGACCTCGCTGCGGGGCTTGCCGTGCAGGACGCCGACGTCGACCTTGCCTGTGGTCACGTCCACACCCGCGTCGTTGAGCATTATCTTCATCAGCTGTATGGCCCTTTCCGCGTCTTCTTCCTCGACGCGGCTCTTCATGAGCAGCCGCGCCCTTGCCGTGGACAACCTGATCAGCCCTTCGAGCTGCCTCGGTGTGACTGTGATCATGTCGGGCGAATCGACGTGCCTCATCTCCAGGTAATAGTCGATTATCTTTTTCTCCGCCCCGGGGCTCAACAATGGGTCGTGCCTCTTTGCAAACGAGAGATACTTTGTGAGCGTGTCTGGGTCTATAAGCGAACGGGCGTCGGTGCCGCCTGGCGTGTGCAGGTTGATTATATGCTGGGCTATGTTCCTGTCGCGCTCCTCTGACGGCGTGTCCTTTACGACAAAGATGAGGTCAAAGCGGGTCAGCAGGGGCACTGGCAGGTTGACGTTGTCGGTGATGTTCTTGTAGGTGTCGTACTTGCCGTACATCGGGTTTGCCGCTGCCAGTATGGACGTCCGGGCGTTGAGGGTGGCTACTATCCCGCCCTTGGCAATGCTTGCGGACTGCTGCTCCATGACCTCGTGGAGGGCGCTCCTGTCTTCTGGCTTCATCTTGTCGAACTCGTCTATGCAGACGAGCCCCTGGTCGCCGAGCACCACCGCGCCCGCCTCGAGCATCATTATTCCGGACTTGTCGCGCACGACAGCGGCAGTCAGGCCGGCGGCAGTCGAGCCCCTCCCGGAGGTGTACAGGCCGCGCGGCGCGATCAGCGCGCAGAACTTGAGCATCTCGCTTTTTGCCGTGCCGGGGTCGCCCACCAGGAATATGTTGATGTCCCCGCGTATCTTGCTGCCGGTGCCCAGATGCCTCTGCGTGGAGCCGACTATCAGCAGGAGTATCGCCTCCTTTATGAGCTCCTGGCCCTTGATATGAGGGGCAAACGAGTTGATGAGATCCTTGTAGATGTCCTCTCCGCGGGAGAGCAATCTTATCTGTTTTTCCTCCTCGGGGGAGATCTCTTCCCTCTCGGACCTGCGGGAGGCCTTGGCGCCGCGCCCGCCGAGAAACTCCACGTTGTTGCCGTCTATGCGGAGCCTGTACAGCCCGCTGTTCATGCCGAGGCCCGTCACGTGCTCCTGCTCGATCCTGACAACCCCGGAGAGTATTATGCGGTCGCCCGGCCGCGCGCTGTCCACTAAATCCTGCTTGATTGCCACCTCGATATAGTGCGGAAGCTGCCCCGGTGGGAGGTCTTCTGGCAGCTCCTGCATCCGGAGTATCTGAAAGTCTATGAACTTGCTCGATTCCGGCTTGGGCTCAAGCTCGCGGTGGCTGCACTTGGGGTCGGAGCACCGGGTGGGCGGCTTGACCCCCATGCCCTTGAGTAGGACCACTGTAGTGCGGTGCCCCTCGGGGCACGAATAGACGAGCTCCTTGGCGAGCGGCTTGACCTCGGATGCGCGCACCACCATTCCGGATACGCTGGTCATCTTGTTGATTATGTCGGCGTTGATCTCCCGCAGGCTCCTCTGGACCGGATAGTTGGTCACCCTCGCCCGTATGTCCTCGCGGACGGACGCGGCATACCACGGGAACCTCTCTTGGAGCACCTCCGCTATGGCCCGGGAGAATGCGGCGAGCACCTCGTCGGGGTTCTCGTTGAACCGCGAGTCGATCTCCGGGGAGGAGACAAGGTCGTTATAATCGACCGTGATGTACTGGGTGCCGAGCGGCATCATCTGGTCTATCTGCTCCACATAGGGGTAGGCGCCCTGCCGGTCCTTGTGCTGGGCAATAAACGACCTTACCAAATCGGAGAGGCCGGATTCCGAGTACTCTGGGGGGGCGGTCATTTCTCCCCGCCCATTATGCGCCCAGTAAACCCGGAGCTTATCTCGTGCAGCTTTACATAGAACTCCCTCTCCTCGACGGTCATCTTTGAGGAGAGCTCGGCCGTCAGCTTTGACGAGTCCGCCAGG
Coding sequences within it:
- a CDS encoding superfamily II helicase (COG1204) translates to MRISELDIPRPAIEFLEGEGYKKLYPPQAAAAKAGLTDGKSVLVSAPTASGKTLIAAIAMISHLSRNRGKAVYLSPLRALAAEKFAEFGKIGGIPLGRPVRVGVSTGDFEKAGRSLGNNDILVLTNERMDSLIRRRPDWMDEVGLVIADEIHLIGDRSRGPTLEMVLTKLRGLRSSPQVVALSATISNADEIAGWLDCTLVHSTWRPVPLSEGVYQDGEVAMGDGSRHEVAATGGGPAVDLAAESVAEGGQSLIFADTRARSASLAAKASAVIPEAKGADAAKLAAAAKKIISSGGETKLAKTLAELVEKGAAFHHAGLNQDCRSVVEEEFRSGRIRLLASTPTLAAGVNLPARRVVISSVMRYNSSSGMSEPISILEYKQLCGRAGRPQYDKSGEAIVVGGVNADEIFDRYIGGEPEPIRSAMVDDRALRIHVLSLVTTSPGIKEDDVTEFFLGTLGGQQSGESTVKFSVAVALRFLQEEGMLGRRGGRLAATKMGRLVSRLYMDPMTAVTLRDAVGEASPGRMHTLGFLHLVSECSEFMPRFALRQKDHEVAEMMLEAGRGELLRPVYSYECGRGLLALHRWIGESPEAKLAEDLKFESGDVHRMVESSGWLLRCIWEISKHQERPDLLGELDVLRSRVAYGIKAELVPLVSIKGIGRVRSRRLFRGGIKGPGDLAAVPVERLSRVEGIGATLANNIKSQLRKGG
- a CDS encoding Cdc46/Mcm DNA replication licensing factor ATPase (COG1241), translating into MTAPPEYSESGLSDLVRSFIAQHKDRQGAYPYVEQIDQMMPLGTQYITVDYNDLVSSPEIDSRFNENPDEVLAAFSRAIAEVLQERFPWYAASVREDIRARVTNYPVQRSLREINADIINKMTSVSGMVVRASEVKPLAKELVYSCPEGHRTTVVLLKGMGVKPPTRCSDPKCSHRELEPKPESSKFIDFQILRMQELPEDLPPGQLPHYIEVAIKQDLVDSARPGDRIILSGVVRIEQEHVTGLGMNSGLYRLRIDGNNVEFLGGRGAKASRRSEREEISPEEEKQIRLLSRGEDIYKDLINSFAPHIKGQELIKEAILLLIVGSTQRHLGTGSKIRGDINIFLVGDPGTAKSEMLKFCALIAPRGLYTSGRGSTAAGLTAAVVRDKSGIMMLEAGAVVLGDQGLVCIDEFDKMKPEDRSALHEVMEQQSASIAKGGIVATLNARTSILAAANPMYGKYDTYKNITDNVNLPVPLLTRFDLIFVVKDTPSEERDRNIAQHIINLHTPGGTDARSLIDPDTLTKYLSFAKRHDPLLSPGAEKKIIDYYLEMRHVDSPDMITVTPRQLEGLIRLSTARARLLMKSRVEEEDAERAIQLMKIMLNDAGVDVTTGKVDVGVLHGKPRSEVSKMQLFMDVLSELEKPGAGEATKRPVQEKDLVAELVRSGKFNDKEAQRYIERMSRESAIYESSPGCYNRT